From the genome of Cellvibrio japonicus Ueda107, one region includes:
- the slmA gene encoding nucleoid occlusion factor SlmA → MTSSSGKIPRRQQILECLARMLESSPGERITTANLAREVGVSEAALYRHFPSKSKMFEGLIEFIEETVFTRITVILAEEKSALKRCETLLALLLTFAERNPGLTRLLTGDALTGETERLRLRIAQFFERLETQLRQILREAELREGLRPQLPVAAAANLMIALADGKIVEFVRSGFRRPPTEGWQDQWQLIAQGLLVAGEVTEG, encoded by the coding sequence ATGACCAGCAGTTCCGGCAAAATTCCACGTCGCCAGCAGATCCTTGAATGCCTGGCTCGTATGCTTGAGTCCAGCCCCGGCGAACGCATCACGACCGCCAACCTGGCGCGCGAGGTGGGGGTTTCCGAGGCGGCGCTCTACCGCCATTTCCCCAGCAAATCCAAGATGTTTGAAGGCCTGATTGAATTTATTGAGGAAACTGTTTTCACGCGCATTACCGTAATCCTGGCGGAAGAAAAATCTGCACTCAAACGCTGTGAAACCCTGCTGGCATTGTTGCTGACATTTGCCGAGCGCAATCCGGGCCTGACGCGCCTGCTGACCGGGGATGCCCTGACCGGCGAAACCGAACGCCTGCGCCTGCGCATCGCCCAATTTTTTGAGCGACTGGAAACCCAATTGCGACAAATATTGCGCGAAGCCGAATTGCGCGAGGGACTGCGCCCACAACTTCCCGTCGCCGCGGCAGCCAACCTGATGATTGCCCTGGCGGATGGCAAGATTGTGGAGTTTGTGCGCTCGGGCTTCCGCCGCCCTCCCACCGAAGGCTGGCAGGATCAATGGCAATTGATCGCCCAGGGATTATTGGTCGCCGGTGAGGTTACCGAAGGTTAG
- the pyrE gene encoding orotate phosphoribosyltransferase translates to MEKYQSDFIQLAIKHQALCFGEFVLKSGRTSPYFFNAGRFQTGSALAELGRHYAAAITAAGVDFDVVFGPAYKGIPLAAATAIALADEFGRDLPYCYNRKEAKDHGEGGTLVGAPLKGRILIVDDVITAGTAVREVMGIIQQAGAQPAAVLIGLNRQEKGRGELSAIQEVEQNFGVPVISIINLNHIIHYLEHQPGQAALVDRIKSYRATYGVEL, encoded by the coding sequence ATGGAAAAGTACCAATCTGACTTCATTCAGCTGGCAATCAAGCACCAGGCGTTATGTTTTGGTGAATTCGTTCTCAAATCCGGGCGCACCAGCCCCTACTTTTTTAACGCGGGTCGTTTTCAAACCGGAAGTGCCCTGGCAGAACTGGGACGCCATTATGCGGCAGCCATCACCGCCGCCGGGGTGGATTTCGATGTAGTCTTCGGCCCGGCCTATAAAGGGATTCCCCTGGCAGCGGCAACCGCGATTGCATTGGCTGATGAATTCGGTCGCGATCTGCCCTATTGCTACAATCGCAAGGAAGCCAAGGACCACGGTGAAGGTGGCACCCTGGTTGGTGCACCACTTAAAGGGCGTATCCTGATTGTCGATGATGTCATTACCGCGGGTACTGCTGTACGTGAGGTCATGGGCATTATCCAGCAGGCAGGGGCACAACCTGCGGCAGTACTGATCGGTTTGAACCGCCAGGAAAAAGGACGGGGCGAGCTCTCCGCTATTCAGGAAGTGGAGCAGAATTTTGGTGTGCCCGTCATCAGTATTATCAACCTGAATCACATTATTCATTATTTGGAGCACCAACCTGGTCAAGCGGCGCTGGTGGACAGGATTAAAAGCTACCGCGCGACCTATGGTGTAGAACTGTAG
- a CDS encoding exodeoxyribonuclease III: MRVISLSVDGIFQAAQRGLYTWLASQDADFICLQDLRALERELEKPEFELKGYNAYFFDSGTKHYNGVAIYTRLQPKALIYGLGFASGVDMEGRYLQVDFEQLSIGSLLAPSASSELESQEVKIKFFDDFQAHLDKITRKRREYVFCGNWQMAHTPKDVSNSTENQHNSGFLPHERQWLSQLFNQIGYVDAFRKVNKDADEYSWWPSGAKGEGDGWRTDFQVVSNSLGHKVEYATIYKTQQFSSHLPVIIDYDIEL, from the coding sequence ATGAGAGTTATCAGTCTTAGCGTCGATGGTATTTTTCAGGCGGCGCAACGCGGCCTGTACACATGGCTCGCCAGTCAGGATGCAGATTTTATCTGTTTGCAGGATCTACGCGCCCTGGAGCGCGAACTGGAAAAACCCGAGTTTGAGCTCAAGGGTTACAACGCCTACTTCTTCGATTCAGGCACCAAACACTATAACGGTGTGGCTATCTATACCCGTCTGCAACCCAAAGCCTTGATCTACGGCTTGGGTTTTGCTTCAGGTGTCGATATGGAAGGCCGTTACCTGCAGGTGGATTTCGAGCAGTTGAGTATCGGTTCACTCCTCGCACCCAGTGCGTCTTCGGAGTTGGAATCCCAGGAAGTCAAAATCAAGTTCTTTGATGATTTCCAGGCTCACCTGGACAAAATCACCCGCAAGCGCCGCGAGTACGTCTTCTGTGGTAACTGGCAGATGGCCCATACCCCCAAAGATGTCAGCAACAGCACAGAGAACCAGCACAACTCCGGTTTCCTGCCCCACGAGCGCCAGTGGTTAAGCCAGCTGTTTAACCAGATCGGCTATGTGGATGCCTTCCGCAAGGTCAACAAAGACGCTGACGAATACAGCTGGTGGCCGAGTGGAGCCAAAGGCGAGGGCGACGGCTGGCGCACCGATTTCCAGGTTGTATCCAACAGCCTGGGACACAAGGTGGAATACGCCACCATCTACAAAACCCAGCAGTTTTCCAGCCATTTGCCGGTCATTATTGATTACGACATAGAACTCTGA
- a CDS encoding Dabb family protein, with protein MSDFNRRQFLATSALAGASLAVSSSLSATQPQAPVMPKLLHHVFFWLKNPESAQDRAQLITGIKTLAAIETVRSFHVGVPASTEKREVVDNSYHVSELLGFDDVAGQDAYQVHPIHQKFVEQYQHLWSRVVVYDVLAVD; from the coding sequence ATGTCAGATTTCAATCGTCGCCAATTCCTGGCCACCAGTGCCCTTGCCGGGGCCAGCCTGGCGGTTTCATCGTCGCTGTCAGCGACACAGCCCCAGGCCCCAGTCATGCCCAAGTTATTGCACCATGTATTTTTCTGGTTGAAAAATCCTGAGTCTGCACAGGATCGCGCGCAATTAATTACCGGGATTAAAACCCTCGCCGCCATAGAGACGGTGCGCAGTTTCCATGTCGGCGTGCCTGCATCGACGGAAAAACGCGAGGTGGTGGATAACTCCTACCATGTCTCGGAATTGCTGGGGTTTGACGATGTGGCTGGCCAGGACGCCTATCAGGTTCACCCCATCCATCAAAAGTTTGTCGAGCAATATCAACACCTCTGGTCCAGGGTTGTGGTTTACGATGTGTTAGCTGTCGACTGA
- the thiI gene encoding tRNA uracil 4-sulfurtransferase ThiI encodes MHFIVKVFPEIIIKSPPVRKRFIKQLRDNLRVLLNNLGVSIDVQRDWEKIEIRCPEADELITAQVSEVLAHTPGIANFALIQDYPLADLESIFRHTLRHWGDALAGKRFCVRVKRAGKHEFTSVQVEQYVGGGLLEHTRAAGVDLHHPEVTVPLEIKGERLWVITRKTQGLGGFPLGAQDPVLSLISGGFDSTVSTYLCIKRGLRAHYCFFNLGGRAHEIGVKEVAYYLWNKYGASHRVKFVTVPFEEVVREILEKVDNAYMGVTLKRMMLRAAEKVAESLEIPALVTGESVAQVSSQTLINLNAIDRAIDMLVLRPLATMDKGDIIDISRKIGTESFAASMPEYCGVISVNPTTKARMHKVEREEAKFDMAILERAIAERRAQNIDEIVEELDQDLAVPVVDVVQPGQALIDIRHPDEEEANPLRVSGVDILKIPFYRLNNQFAQLDTGKQYFLYCQKGVMSQLHAANLKDAGHTNVGVYRPEPRSACAI; translated from the coding sequence ATGCATTTTATTGTCAAAGTTTTTCCCGAAATCATCATTAAAAGCCCGCCAGTCAGAAAAAGGTTCATCAAGCAACTGCGCGATAACTTGCGCGTGCTCTTGAATAATCTCGGTGTCAGTATCGATGTGCAACGCGATTGGGAAAAAATTGAAATCCGCTGTCCGGAAGCCGATGAATTGATCACGGCGCAGGTTTCCGAGGTACTTGCCCATACCCCCGGTATTGCCAATTTTGCCCTGATCCAGGATTACCCCCTGGCAGATCTGGAATCCATTTTTCGTCACACCCTGCGCCATTGGGGAGATGCCCTGGCAGGCAAGCGCTTTTGTGTGCGGGTGAAGCGCGCCGGTAAACACGAATTTACGTCTGTGCAGGTCGAGCAATATGTGGGGGGTGGTTTGCTGGAGCATACCCGGGCTGCCGGTGTGGACCTGCATCACCCCGAGGTTACTGTGCCCCTGGAGATTAAGGGAGAGCGCCTGTGGGTCATTACCCGCAAAACCCAGGGCTTGGGCGGTTTCCCCCTGGGGGCACAGGACCCGGTACTGTCGCTGATCTCCGGTGGTTTCGACTCTACAGTGTCTACTTATTTATGCATTAAACGCGGGTTGCGTGCGCACTATTGTTTTTTCAACCTCGGTGGACGTGCGCACGAAATCGGGGTGAAAGAGGTCGCTTACTATTTGTGGAATAAATATGGCGCTTCACACCGGGTGAAGTTTGTCACTGTTCCCTTTGAAGAGGTTGTCCGGGAAATCCTGGAAAAAGTTGACAATGCCTATATGGGCGTGACACTCAAGCGCATGATGTTGCGCGCAGCGGAGAAAGTGGCTGAGTCACTCGAAATTCCTGCCCTGGTTACCGGCGAGAGTGTCGCCCAGGTATCGAGCCAGACGCTGATTAACCTGAATGCCATTGATCGCGCGATTGATATGCTGGTACTGCGCCCGCTGGCGACCATGGACAAGGGCGATATCATCGATATTTCGCGCAAAATCGGTACGGAGAGTTTTGCCGCCAGCATGCCGGAGTATTGTGGTGTGATTTCGGTTAATCCCACTACCAAGGCGCGCATGCACAAGGTGGAGCGGGAAGAGGCCAAATTTGATATGGCGATATTGGAGCGCGCCATCGCCGAGCGTCGCGCGCAGAATATTGATGAAATTGTCGAAGAGCTGGATCAGGATCTGGCGGTGCCGGTTGTGGATGTTGTGCAACCGGGGCAGGCGCTGATCGATATCCGCCACCCGGATGAGGAAGAGGCGAATCCCCTGCGTGTGTCCGGAGTAGACATTCTTAAGATTCCGTTCTATCGCCTCAACAACCAGTTCGCGCAACTCGACACAGGAAAACAGTATTTCCTTTATTGCCAGAAAGGGGTCATGAGCCAGTTGCACGCTGCCAACCTCAAGGATGCAGGCCATACCAATGTCGGTGTTTATCGGCCCGAGCCCAGGAGCGCCTGTGCTATCTAG
- a CDS encoding cation:proton antiporter gives MHAVTITEIFLIAMLIIFTVPYLIWRLFRTDYWAPLVVVQIITGILLGPGVLGAAFPDYYQFVFNPQVIQALNGIAWWAVMIFVWIAGIELDLKKAWEYKRESGITAGLALGTPLLFGCVAAAILLSISDGWMGPNGMTWQFIVGVGMACAVTALPILILLMEKMEILRQPIGQRILRYASLDDIAIWGVLALILLDWERIGRQGIFLLSFVVASYLFRKLMLALQERDRWYIGFIWLALCGLLADWAGLHFMVGAFLAGAVMDAEWFNQEDMDKLRHFVLLIIMPVFFLSTGLRTNWEVGGIAVFAAAAVLLLAQAAGKLAGVHLAGRVLKWEKGEASIIGWLLQTKALIMIIFANVLLDKQIITSETFTALLIMAVVSTMMTVPIVTPKLKQLAAVVHRSK, from the coding sequence ATGCACGCAGTTACCATTACGGAAATCTTCCTGATCGCTATGCTGATCATCTTTACGGTTCCCTACCTGATTTGGCGTTTATTCAGGACCGATTATTGGGCTCCCCTGGTCGTGGTACAGATCATCACCGGTATTCTCCTGGGGCCCGGTGTTTTGGGGGCGGCTTTTCCCGACTATTACCAGTTTGTATTTAATCCCCAGGTGATCCAGGCGCTTAACGGTATCGCCTGGTGGGCAGTGATGATTTTTGTCTGGATCGCCGGTATTGAGCTGGATTTGAAAAAGGCCTGGGAATACAAGCGCGAGAGCGGTATTACCGCCGGCCTGGCACTGGGTACCCCCCTGTTGTTTGGCTGTGTGGCAGCCGCCATTTTGCTCAGTATCAGCGATGGCTGGATGGGCCCCAATGGAATGACCTGGCAGTTTATTGTTGGTGTGGGGATGGCCTGTGCGGTAACTGCTTTGCCGATTCTGATCCTGCTGATGGAAAAGATGGAGATACTGCGCCAACCCATAGGGCAGCGGATTCTGCGCTATGCCAGCCTGGATGATATTGCGATTTGGGGCGTCCTGGCGTTGATCCTGCTTGATTGGGAGCGCATTGGACGCCAGGGGATTTTTCTGCTGAGTTTTGTGGTGGCCAGCTATTTGTTCCGCAAGCTGATGCTGGCATTACAGGAGCGTGATCGTTGGTACATTGGTTTTATCTGGTTGGCGCTTTGCGGCCTGTTGGCAGACTGGGCCGGGTTACATTTTATGGTAGGGGCCTTCCTGGCAGGTGCCGTTATGGATGCAGAATGGTTCAATCAGGAAGACATGGACAAGCTGCGCCATTTCGTATTGCTGATCATTATGCCCGTATTCTTCCTCAGCACAGGCTTGCGCACTAACTGGGAAGTGGGAGGCATCGCCGTATTTGCGGCGGCGGCGGTGTTGCTGTTGGCGCAAGCCGCTGGAAAATTGGCCGGAGTACACCTTGCGGGTCGGGTTCTCAAATGGGAAAAGGGTGAAGCCTCCATCATAGGGTGGCTGCTGCAAACCAAGGCTCTGATCATGATTATTTTTGCTAACGTATTGCTGGACAAACAAATTATCACCAGCGAAACCTTTACCGCCCTGCTGATTATGGCGGTTGTTAGCACCATGATGACGGTGCCGATAGTTACTCCCAAACTCAAACAGCTGGCAGCTGTTGTCCATCGCTCCAAATAA
- the glnA gene encoding type I glutamate--ammonia ligase translates to MSKTLDLIKQHEARWIDLRFTDTKGKEQHVTFPSHVVDDKFFTEGKMFDGSSIAGWKGINDSDMILMPDDSTAVLDPFYDEPTIIIRCNIVEPSTMQGYDRDPRSIGLRAEEYLKSTGLGDVALFGPEPEFFIFDSVHYASGMGGSFYKIKSEEASWQSGEDSEGKHGHAPRVKGGYFPVAPIDSLHDIRGAMCNAMEAMGLTIEIHHHEVANAGQCEIGVGANTLVKKADEVQILKYCVHNVAHQYGKTATFMPKPLIGDNGSGMHVHQSFSKNGKNQFAGDAYAGLSETALYYVGGIIKHAKALNAFCNASTNSYKRLVPGFEAPVMLAYSARNRSASIRIPYTVGEKAKRIETRFPDPTANPYLCFAALLMAGIDGVQNKIHPGEPATKDLYDLEPEEEAQIPQVCASLEEALSALEADHEFLLKGGVFSKDFIDAYIDLKKADIQRVNMTPHPVEFELYYSV, encoded by the coding sequence ATGTCTAAGACTTTAGACCTGATCAAGCAACACGAAGCTCGCTGGATCGACCTGCGTTTCACTGACACCAAAGGTAAAGAGCAACACGTAACCTTCCCATCTCACGTAGTGGATGACAAGTTCTTCACCGAAGGCAAGATGTTCGACGGCTCTTCTATCGCTGGCTGGAAAGGCATTAACGACTCAGACATGATCCTGATGCCGGACGACTCTACCGCGGTACTGGATCCTTTCTACGACGAACCCACTATTATCATTCGCTGTAACATCGTTGAGCCATCAACCATGCAAGGCTACGATCGCGACCCGCGCTCTATCGGCCTGCGCGCTGAAGAATACCTGAAGTCTACCGGTCTGGGCGACGTTGCCCTGTTCGGTCCAGAGCCAGAATTCTTCATCTTCGACAGTGTTCACTATGCATCCGGCATGGGCGGCTCTTTCTACAAAATCAAGTCTGAAGAAGCTTCCTGGCAGTCAGGCGAAGACAGCGAAGGCAAGCACGGCCACGCGCCACGCGTAAAAGGCGGCTACTTCCCCGTTGCACCTATCGATTCCCTGCACGACATCCGTGGCGCTATGTGTAACGCGATGGAAGCCATGGGCCTGACCATCGAAATCCACCACCACGAAGTTGCTAACGCCGGCCAGTGTGAAATCGGTGTAGGCGCCAACACCCTGGTTAAGAAAGCGGACGAAGTACAAATCCTCAAGTACTGCGTGCACAACGTAGCTCACCAGTACGGCAAAACCGCTACTTTCATGCCGAAGCCACTGATCGGTGATAACGGTTCAGGTATGCACGTTCACCAGTCTTTCTCCAAGAATGGCAAAAACCAATTCGCAGGCGATGCTTACGCCGGCCTGAGCGAAACTGCCCTGTACTACGTTGGCGGTATCATCAAGCACGCCAAGGCACTGAACGCTTTCTGTAACGCTTCTACCAACTCTTACAAGCGTCTGGTTCCAGGCTTCGAAGCGCCAGTTATGCTGGCTTACTCTGCCCGTAACCGCTCTGCGTCTATCCGTATTCCTTACACTGTGGGCGAGAAAGCCAAGCGTATTGAAACCCGCTTCCCCGACCCGACTGCCAACCCATACCTGTGCTTCGCTGCACTGTTGATGGCAGGTATCGACGGCGTACAGAACAAGATCCACCCGGGCGAGCCAGCGACCAAAGACCTGTACGACCTGGAGCCGGAAGAAGAAGCCCAGATTCCACAAGTATGTGCCTCTTTGGAAGAAGCTTTGAGTGCCCTGGAAGCTGACCACGAGTTCCTGCTGAAAGGCGGCGTATTCAGCAAAGACTTCATCGATGCGTACATCGACCTGAAGAAAGCTGACATCCAACGTGTAAACATGACTCCTCACCCGGTAGAATTCGAACTCTATTACAGCGTGTAA
- a CDS encoding DUF4124 domain-containing protein, whose product MNSHLSTFWLSMLLACLLAPWTMAEVYKTVDKDGRVIYSDSPKTDNAERIKLRELNTVPSPDAIPQYQTNQAPAVVEDEGYEIHIISPRHEVTIPVGQRDLAIAINLNRELQADHLLVYFMDGELIEETRMTNILIKDVMRGTHVISVEAIDADGQSLGTSEPVTVNLIRPIIKKPASPTPKPSK is encoded by the coding sequence ATGAACTCGCATCTATCCACATTCTGGCTTTCAATGCTGCTGGCTTGCCTGCTGGCTCCCTGGACCATGGCAGAGGTTTATAAAACCGTCGATAAAGATGGCCGGGTCATCTATTCCGACAGCCCCAAAACCGACAACGCCGAGCGCATCAAACTGCGCGAACTCAACACAGTCCCCAGTCCGGATGCCATTCCGCAATACCAGACAAACCAGGCACCCGCCGTCGTTGAAGACGAAGGCTATGAGATACATATCATCAGCCCTCGCCATGAAGTTACTATTCCCGTCGGCCAACGCGACCTGGCCATTGCCATCAACCTTAACCGCGAGCTGCAGGCAGATCACCTGCTGGTGTATTTCATGGATGGGGAGCTTATCGAAGAAACCCGTATGACCAACATCCTGATCAAGGACGTTATGCGCGGCACCCACGTGATCAGCGTGGAGGCCATAGACGCAGATGGTCAATCATTGGGCACATCGGAGCCGGTTACCGTGAACCTAATTCGACCAATTATTAAAAAACCTGCATCACCAACGCCCAAGCCCAGCAAGTAG
- the glnL gene encoding nitrogen regulation protein NR(II), which translates to MSPPDIYKPILDSLSTAIILVDRDLLLCHMNPAAEALLAMSCESNTGEPITYFFYESDETDRQLKLAAAQANHYTKRHAEWRLLSGGTITVDYTVTPYGDHEGLIVEIQPIDRLLRISREEMLTSSHETTRNLIRGMAHEIKNPLGGIRGAAQLLARELPHSNLTEYTSIIIDEADRLRNLVDRMLGPNQVPQWQSLNVHEAIERVANIIKAESSDAIKIVRDYDPSIPNLLGDKEMLIQALLNIVRNAMQALLEANVKNGVIQLRSRIQRQYTIGRRHHSLVCRIDVIDNGPGIPTDIIENIFYPMITGRAEGTGLGLTISQHLIHQHHGLIECHSEPGNTRFSLYLPMENHHAEVQ; encoded by the coding sequence TTGAGCCCGCCGGATATTTACAAGCCCATTCTCGATAGCCTGAGTACCGCCATTATCCTGGTGGACAGGGACCTTTTGCTGTGCCATATGAACCCGGCTGCCGAGGCCTTGCTGGCCATGAGCTGCGAGAGCAATACCGGCGAGCCCATTACCTACTTCTTTTACGAATCCGATGAAACGGATCGCCAGTTGAAGCTGGCGGCCGCCCAGGCCAACCATTACACCAAACGCCATGCCGAATGGCGCCTGTTAAGCGGTGGCACTATCACCGTAGACTATACCGTCACCCCCTATGGCGATCACGAAGGATTGATTGTGGAAATCCAACCCATCGATCGCCTGCTGCGCATCAGCCGCGAGGAAATGCTCACCAGCTCCCACGAAACAACGCGCAACCTGATCCGCGGCATGGCCCACGAAATCAAGAATCCCCTGGGGGGAATCCGCGGTGCCGCCCAACTGCTGGCCCGGGAATTACCCCATTCCAATCTGACCGAATACACCAGCATCATCATCGACGAAGCCGATCGCCTGCGTAACCTGGTTGACCGGATGCTCGGCCCCAACCAGGTTCCCCAATGGCAGTCACTCAATGTGCACGAGGCCATCGAGCGGGTCGCCAATATCATTAAGGCCGAAAGTAGCGACGCGATCAAAATCGTGCGCGACTACGATCCCAGTATTCCCAACCTGCTGGGCGATAAGGAGATGCTTATCCAGGCATTGCTCAATATTGTCCGCAACGCTATGCAGGCCCTGTTGGAAGCCAATGTCAAAAACGGGGTTATCCAGCTGCGCAGCCGTATCCAGCGCCAATACACCATTGGTCGCCGCCACCATTCACTGGTGTGCCGCATCGATGTCATCGACAACGGACCGGGTATCCCCACCGATATCATCGAAAATATTTTCTACCCCATGATCACCGGCCGCGCCGAAGGTACTGGCCTGGGGCTCACCATTTCGCAACACCTCATCCACCAACATCACGGCCTGATTGAGTGCCATAGTGAGCCGGGCAACACCCGCTTCTCGCTTTATCTACCAATGGAAAATCACCATGCAGAAGTCCAATAA
- the glnG gene encoding nitrogen regulation protein NR(I), whose amino-acid sequence MQKSNKVWIIDDDRSIRWVLEKALQGANIETRVFDSGDSALSQLNRDIPDAIISDIRMPGTDGLTLLSNLHNTHPHIPIIIMTAHSDLDSAVAAYQGGAFEYLPKPFDVDDAVAVTQRALAHAQEQKSEQAPESTPETNTEIIGEAPAMQEVFRAIGRLSQSNITVLINGQSGTGKELVARALHRHSPRRNGPFIALNMAAIPKDLMESELFGHEKGAFTGAAAQRQGRFEQANGGSLFLDEIGDMPAETQTRLLRVLADGEFYRVGGHTPVKVDVRIIAATHQNLEHLVAENRFREDLFHRLNVIRIHIPKLANRREDIPKLARFFLHKAATELNVDTKVLLPETEEFFCSLQWPGNVRQLENTCRWITVMASGREVHIEDLPPELLDHKETSTPADDWEKALRHWADQALARGQHQLLSEAVPTFERALIETALKYTAGRKRDAANLLGWGRNTLTRKLKDLGMAGGQDIEGDDDN is encoded by the coding sequence ATGCAGAAGTCCAATAAAGTCTGGATAATCGACGATGACCGGTCCATCCGCTGGGTACTGGAAAAAGCCCTGCAGGGTGCAAATATCGAAACACGGGTCTTTGATTCGGGTGACAGCGCACTGAGCCAGCTCAACCGCGACATACCCGATGCCATCATCAGTGATATCCGCATGCCAGGTACCGATGGCCTTACCCTGCTCAGTAACCTTCACAATACCCACCCCCATATTCCCATCATCATCATGACGGCCCACTCCGACCTGGACAGTGCGGTAGCCGCTTATCAGGGGGGCGCCTTCGAGTATTTGCCCAAACCCTTTGATGTGGATGATGCGGTAGCCGTTACCCAGCGCGCCCTGGCCCATGCCCAGGAGCAAAAGTCGGAGCAAGCGCCGGAGAGTACCCCGGAAACCAATACCGAAATCATCGGTGAAGCACCGGCCATGCAGGAAGTCTTTCGCGCTATCGGGCGCCTGTCGCAATCCAACATCACGGTACTGATCAACGGCCAATCAGGTACGGGAAAGGAGCTGGTGGCACGTGCTCTGCACCGCCACAGCCCGCGCCGCAATGGTCCCTTTATCGCCCTGAATATGGCGGCCATCCCCAAAGACCTGATGGAGTCAGAGTTGTTTGGCCATGAGAAGGGCGCCTTCACCGGGGCGGCGGCGCAACGCCAGGGGCGCTTTGAGCAGGCCAATGGTGGCTCCTTGTTCCTCGACGAAATCGGCGATATGCCCGCGGAAACCCAAACCCGCTTGCTGCGCGTCCTGGCCGATGGCGAGTTTTACCGCGTCGGTGGCCATACCCCGGTGAAAGTGGATGTGCGTATCATCGCCGCCACCCACCAGAACCTGGAACACCTGGTAGCGGAAAATCGTTTCCGCGAAGACCTGTTCCACCGCCTGAACGTGATTCGTATCCACATTCCCAAACTGGCCAACCGCCGCGAGGATATCCCCAAACTGGCGCGCTTCTTCCTGCACAAGGCTGCAACGGAGTTGAATGTGGACACCAAGGTACTGCTGCCGGAAACCGAGGAGTTTTTCTGCTCCCTGCAATGGCCTGGTAATGTGCGTCAGCTGGAGAACACCTGCCGCTGGATTACCGTCATGGCATCCGGCCGCGAGGTACATATCGAGGATTTGCCGCCGGAATTACTCGATCACAAGGAAACCAGCACACCGGCAGACGACTGGGAAAAGGCCCTGCGCCACTGGGCCGACCAGGCCCTGGCACGCGGCCAGCACCAATTGCTCAGCGAAGCGGTACCCACCTTTGAGCGCGCCCTGATCGAAACTGCGCTCAAATACACCGCAGGCCGCAAGCGCGACGCCGCCAACCTGCTCGGCTGGGGCCGCAACACCCTGACCCGGAAACTCAAGGATTTGGGCATGGCGGGAGGCCAGGATATCGAGGGCGACGACGACAACTGA